Within the Candidatus Culexarchaeum yellowstonense genome, the region ATCAAACTAAGTCTATTAGTTAATGGAAGCACTCAAAGATAAAAATGTATTTATTTCATAAGTTCATGATAAGCAGTGGCGCTGTCAGCACGCTCCTTTCCCGATGCCTATCGGCACCAGTACTCGGAAGCGCGGCAGTGGGCTTAACTTCCGTGTTCGGAAAGGGAACGGGTGTTTCCCCACTGCCTATGGCCGACAGCGCCAAATGTTATTGTAATGAACTGACTAATAAAATTTTATTTTACTATACTTAATGAATGACAAAAACATCTTTTGTAGAAAAGTTAAACTTATTAGAGTTAAATTGTCAAAATAATTTTAGGCCGGGGTCGCCTAGCATGGTCAGGGCGCCGGACTCATAATCATATGTATAGGGCGCAGAGGAGATATCCGGTTATCGCGGGTTCAAGTCCCGCCCCCGGCATTTATTTAAAGTTTTAGACAAACGATTTGTTCTTAGAATAAAAAAAGAAATGATGTAGGCTTAGTGTAATAATTCTGATAAAGCCGGGGGAGGGATTTGAACCCCCGTAAGGCGGATCTGCAGTCCGCTGCCTCGCCACTCGGCCACCCCGGCATCGACCAAAAATATTCAAAAGGATATTTATTAATGAGAACTATTAAATTTTTCAGCAAACTAAAATGATGCATTTCCCATAATTTTAAATTGGTAATTCTAAAGTTTAATTCAAACAACTCTTTCTTCTAATATTTGCGTTGGGAGTGGTATTTTTGATGCTGCGATTTTTAAAGCTTTCTTGGCGGCCTCCAAATGCTCTTCAGTTGTTTTTATTATAATGATTTCTTGACCTTCTTTTACTCTTGCGGCAGTACCTATTGGTTTCCCAAAAGATAGGCGCATACCATCTTGCAAACGATCAGCACCTGCAAATGCCATCATTTTATTTTCGCGCAGTATATGATGGGGATATACGACCACTTTCAAATAGTAATCTTTACCAGCATTCTCTTCCATAACTTTGTTTGATGATATACGCGCCGCTTCAAGTGCATTATGTCTTATCTGCCCCCTTTCCTTTGTTACTAGTTTTAAAGTAACGTTAAACTGTCCTTTTTTATCGCCCATTTCAAAGACGCTTATTTTTGGAGGGGGAACACCCATTATATATTCCTTTCTAGTATATGGAGGCCCGCTAAAGTGTCTGTAACATCTTCCAGGTCTTAGTGGCATAATCATCACATCACGGTATTTTTGCTTTGTGAAATAGTGACGTATGCCAAATATAAATAGTTAACTCAGCGCGCATTTTAGATTTTTATGAAGATCTTTGAGGATGAAATGATGTTATAGTACTGGCTCGGCAATTATTATGTTGTCCTTTACACGTAGTATTCTGACGAAAACGTGAGAGTTAATGGGAAGATTATTAGAATTTATTATGGTTATTGCCCTGCCTCTTGCCACAGCAATTTTTTGGCCTTTAAAAAGACCGTTTTCCACGATTTTAGCTTTGACTTTTTCATATTTTTTAAAGGGAATTGGTATTTTTTTAACTTTAAATATTCCGAAGTCGGTTGGAGATAACTTAAGTTTTACATTAAAGATTTTTTCCCAGTAACTTAATTGCTCGTAAAATTTTCTCCAAGACATTGTACTAGCTCCCTTTGGTTTTCTACCATATTTGTGAAGTTCATATTTTTGTATACCTAATGGGGGCCACTTTTTACCAGCACCAATAGTTTTAGCATATTCAATAATTTTTGGAATTTCTAAGTCATTGAAGGGGGGGATCCATACAGGCGCGATTAACAGATCTATTTTAGAACTATTGGCAATATACTCGGCAAGTGAAAGTATGCGTGTTACATCATAGCTCTCAGTACCAGATAAATTCTTAGCAAGAACAGGATTTAATGCGTCAATTGATAAATTTATTCTTGAAAGACCTGCGTCTGCTAAATCATCTATTAATTTTTCATTCAAAAGAAAACCATGCGTTTGCATCGAAATTACATTGATTCCACCTATGTTTCTAAGCTTTTGCACTAGATCTACAATGTTAGGGTAGGTTAAAGGGTCACCTATAGTATCTATGTGGGCTTCAATACTCTTAATTCCTTTATATTCAATGACTTGTTTTATATAAAACAACAAATAATCTAATTCAACTATAAATTCACACTGTCTCTTCTTTGAATTTGGTCCAGCATCAGTAGAACAAAAGATACAGGATAATGGGCAAAGAGAAGAGGGACGTATTTGAATAATATTTGTACCTCTATCTATAATTCCAAATGCTATACATCCAATTAATGGTATTTCACTATCTTGCGTAATTTTGACTATTTTTTTATTAAATTTCAAATCATCTGGCGTGTAATACATGGAAATACTCACTACAATTTAAATTGTTTAAAGTTTGAGTAAAATTTATTTTTGAAGCTATGGCGAAATATTATGGGGGGATTCGCACCAGACGGACCTGAACGAGAACGATCCCTCGATGACGCTCAGGGCTACCCAGGTGCGATACACCTCCAGGTGAAGTGACTCTAAACCCGTAGGTGAGAGAGCCATGGGAGTGAGAAGTAATTTCTCACAATGAACATTGGTGATCGCCTACGGGGTACACTCACTTCACCTAAAAATGCATCAAACTAATTAAGTATACATCAAGAATTTTTCACAAAATTTTTCATCCCTTCTAGATTTAGTTGATGAGATGGGTCTTAAATCAGCATCCTTAACTAAAGGGATTACAAAAATTTGCAACGGATTGAGATGCTTCCCCTTTCGGATATTATTAATCTCTAGGGCGCGTATCAATGTCTCTTCACTAACTACAATGGCGGATATATCTTCATTAAATATTGTTGGACCGTATGGGTCATTTAGTGTGATTATTTTTGCACGGTCATGTAGTTTATGAAAAAGTAGAAGTGAAAACAGATTTCTTTTTCTTTTATCGCATGATTCTATAAAATGATTCTTATTTCTTGCAAGAGCATCACTAGTAACTCCAATTAAAACGTTTTCACTTATTTCGAAACATTTTAAGAGTAATTGTACATGGCCTAAGTGAAAATTATCAAAGGTTCCACCAACAGCGACTACCTTTTCATTT harbors:
- a CDS encoding 50S ribosomal protein L16; the encoded protein is MPLRPGRCYRHFSGPPYTRKEYIMGVPPPKISVFEMGDKKGQFNVTLKLVTKERGQIRHNALEAARISSNKVMEENAGKDYYLKVVVYPHHILRENKMMAFAGADRLQDGMRLSFGKPIGTAARVKEGQEIIIIKTTEEHLEAAKKALKIAASKIPLPTQILEERVV
- a CDS encoding radical SAM protein, translated to MYYTPDDLKFNKKIVKITQDSEIPLIGCIAFGIIDRGTNIIQIRPSSLCPLSCIFCSTDAGPNSKKRQCEFIVELDYLLFYIKQVIEYKGIKSIEAHIDTIGDPLTYPNIVDLVQKLRNIGGINVISMQTHGFLLNEKLIDDLADAGLSRINLSIDALNPVLAKNLSGTESYDVTRILSLAEYIANSSKIDLLIAPVWIPPFNDLEIPKIIEYAKTIGAGKKWPPLGIQKYELHKYGRKPKGASTMSWRKFYEQLSYWEKIFNVKLKLSPTDFGIFKVKKIPIPFKKYEKVKAKIVENGLFKGQKIAVARGRAITIINSNNLPINSHVFVRILRVKDNIIIAEPVL
- a CDS encoding pantetheine-phosphate adenylyltransferase, with the translated sequence MRNEKVVAVGGTFDNFHLGHVQLLLKCFEISENVLIGVTSDALARNKNHFIESCDKRKRNLFSLLLFHKLHDRAKIITLNDPYGPTIFNEDISAIVVSEETLIRALEINNIRKGKHLNPLQIFVIPLVKDADLRPISSTKSRRDEKFCEKFLMYT